A segment of the Candidatus Brevundimonas phytovorans genome:
TCGGCGGGCTGGGTCTCGGGCAGGATGTTGCGAACGTGGCGGGTGTTGGTCCCGGCGCCGCGAACCTCGCGCGGCATATCCGTTTCCGCAATCAGGCGGGGGGCGCCCAGCCCGGCGCCCGGCGCGGTGCAGACGGCCAGCTCGACCGGGCCGCGTGCGGTGACGGCATAGGCCATCCCGGCGGGGACATAGACGGCGCCCGGCGCCCGATCCTCGAACGGAGTGGCGCGGCCGCCGACAGAGCCGAAGGCGGCGTCGCCCGCGGTGATGTTGGCGGTTCCGGCGACGATCACCAGACAGGCTTCGCGCCCCGCCTGACCGCCGCTGTGGGTCTGGCCGTCGTTCAGGCGCACGACCTTGAAGCCCACATGGTCCCAGCCGGCGCTTTCAGGCGTGACCTCCAGCACCGCGCCGTCGGCGGCGGGGGCGTGGGGCCGGACGCGCAAGCCCGACATCAGACCAGCTCCGCCTCGGCGGCGCGGGCCTTCAGCGTCTTCAGACCCAGGTCGGCATAGGTGCGCGGCTCGGCCACCGACGGGTCCTGTTCCGCCTCGATGACGATCCAGCCGGAGTAGTCCATGCGCTTCAGCGCCTGCATGACCTCGGCGTAGTCGATGCCGCCGTCGCCGGGGACGGTGAACATCCCGGCCAGCACGCCGTCGAGGAAGCTGCAGCCGCGCGACTTCTGCTTGGTGAAGGTCTCCCAGCGCACGTCCTTGCAGTGGAGATGGGCGACGCGGCCGGGGTGGTCGCGGATGATGGCCAGGGCGTTGACCCCGCCCAGGGCGGCGTGGCCGGTGTCCAGCGTCAGGCCGACCGAGGGGCCGGTGGCGTTGATGAAGGCGTTCACATCGGCGGCGGTCTCGACCACGGTGCCGAGGTGGTGGTGATAGGCGAACTTCAGCCCTTCCGACTTCACATAGTCGGCCACGTCGGTCAGGCGGGCGCCGAAGATCTTCCAGTCACGCGGAGCCAGTCGGGGCGCGCCGGTCAGGGGAACCCGGCGGTCGCCGTGGACGGCGTTCGAGGTCTCGGCGAAGACAAAGACCGACGAGCCCATGGCCTTCAGCAGGCGCAGATGGTCCTGAAGCGCGTCGATCTCGGCGTCGGCGTCCTGAACCAGCAGGGAGCCGGAATACCAGCCGCCGATCAGGTCCAGGCCATAGGAGTCCAACAATGGCTTCAGCGTCGCCGCGTCGCGCGGGAACTTGCCGCCCAGTTCGACGCCTTCGAAGCCCACGTCGCGGATGTCGGCCAGGATGCTGTCCAGCGGCGTGTCGCCGCCCAGTTCGGGCATGTCGTCATTGGCCCAGGCGATCGGGCTGACGCCCCAGCGTATCGTCATGACAGGTCTCTCTTCATGCGGACGCCGGCGTCGTAATCGGCGCGCGCGGCGTTGACTTGCGAGCGGTCGGACACCTCGGGGACGGCGACGTCCCACCACCAGCCGCCGGCCTCGGTGGTCTTCAGCGGGTCGGTGTCGATGACCACGACATAGGAGCGGTCGGCGGCGCGGGCGCGCGCCATGGCGGCCTCGAACCCGGCCAGATCGGCGACGTGTTCGGCCTCGGCGCCCAGACTGCGGGCATGGGCGGCGAAGTCGATCAGGGGCAGGGTCTGGTGGGCGCTGTCGGCCAGAAGGTTGTTGAAGCCGGGGCTGCCGGTGGCCTGTTGCAGGCGGTTGATGCAGCCGAACCCTCTGTTGTCGAGCAGGGTTACGATGAGCTTCTGGCCCATCATCACCGAGGTCGCGAGTTCCGAGTTCATCATCAGATAGCTGCCGTCGCCGACCATGACGACGACCTCGCGGTCCGGCTCGGCCATCTTGACCCCCAGCCCGCCCGCGATCTCGTAGCCCATGCAGGAGAAGCCGTATTCCAGGTGGTAGCCGCCGGACCGGGCCGTGCGCCACAGCTTGTGCAGTTCGCCGGGCAGGCCGCCGGCGGCGCAGACCACGACCGCGTCCTCGCCCACCGCGCGCTGCACGGCGCCGATGACCTGGGCGTCCGATGGCAGGGTATGGCCGGGCTCAGACGCCGTGGCGGCTTTGACGGCCGCGTTCCATTCCGTCACCGCCGCGCCGTGGCGCTCGGCATTGGGCGCGCGCCAGCCCGACAGGGCGTCGATCAGGGCCTCGATGACCACGCGGGCGTCGCCGACGACCGGCTCGGCGCCATGCTTGTGCGCGTCGAACGGCTGGAGGTTGATCTGGAACAGGCGTCGGTCAGGAAACAGGCTGCGCGAGCCGGTGGTGAAGTCGGCCAGGCGCGTGCCTATGCCGATGATGAGGTCTGCTTCCGAGGCCGCCGCATTGGCCGAACTCGACCCGGTCACGCCCACGGATCCCAGCGCGTTCGGGTGTGTCCAGGCGAGGGAACCCTTGCCCGCCTGGGTTTCGGCAACGGGGAGGCCGACGGCCTCGGAAAGCTGCGCCAGCGCCATTTCGGCGCGGCTGTAGAGGACGCCGCCGCCGGCCACGATCAGCGGGCGTTTCGCCGTCTTGATGGCGGCGATGAGGGCCTCGATTTCGCCCGCGTCGGCGGGCTGACGGCGCTCGCGCCAGACGCGGCGATCAAAGAAGGCGGCGGGATAGTCGAAGGCCTCGGCCTGAACATCCTGACAGAAGGCCACGGTGGCCGGGCCGCAGGCGGCGGGATCCAGCAGGGTCGCCAGGGCCTTGGGCAGGGCGTCCATGATCTGTTCGGGCCGGGTGATCCGGTCGAAATAACGCGACACGGGCTGGAAGCAGTCGTTGGCCGAAACCGTGCCGTCGCCAAAGCTCTCGACCTGTTGCAGCACCGGATCGGGGCGGCGGCTGGCGTAGACGTCGCCGGGCAGGAACAGCACCGGCAGGCGGTTCACATGGGCCAGGGCGGCGGCGGTGACCATATTGGTGGCGCCGGGGCCGATGGAGGTGGTGCAGATCATCGCCCGCTGGCGTCGCATCTGCTTGGCATAGGCGATGGCGGCGTGGGCCATCCCCTGTTCATTGTGGGCGCGCCAGGTCGGCAGAACGTCGCGGTGCGCGTGCAGGGCCTCGCCCAGACCGGCGACGTTGCCGTGGCCGAAGATGGCCCAGCAGCCGGCGAAATAGGGAACTTCCACGCCGTCGACGACGACGTGTTGCGCGGCCAGCCAGCGAACGGCGGCCTGGGCGGCGGTCAGGCGAATCGTGGTCACGGTCAGACGGCTTCCTGCAAGGCGGCGGGGCGGACGACACGTTGACGCGCCGCGCGCCAGGCGTCGACCAGAACCGCGAACCGGCCCGACAGATCGGCGATGGCGGCTTCGTCGTCGATGCGCCCGGTCAGCCATTGCTCGGCGGCCTCGGCGAAGATGGTGCGGCCGACGGCGAAGCCCTTGATGATCGGGGCGGCGGCGGCGGCCTCGAACGAGGCGATCAGGGCGTCTTGCGGCGCCGACAGACCGAGCAGCAGCACGCCCCGGCAGTGGGGATCATTGGCGCGGATCGTGGTCTCGACATTGACCCAGGCGGCGGGGTCCTCGGTCGGCTCCAGCTTCCACCAGTCGGGCTTCATGCCCAGGTCGTAGAGGCGCTGGATGGTGCGGGCGATGGTCTGGGCGTCGATGTCGCCGAGGCCGGAGGCGATGATCTCGACCAGCAGTTCATGGCCGGTCTTGCGGCAGGCGTCCTGAAGCCGAAGCAACTGGCGCTCCTGCCGTTCGCGCATCTCGGCGGTGTCCTCGGGGTGATAGAAGGCCAGGCATTTGACCACATGATTGGCGGGCCAGGTCGCCAGTTCGGTGGCCACGTCGGCTGAACTTTCAAACTCCAGCGGACGCGAGCCGGGCAGTTCGATGGGACGGCCGATCCAGTAGCGATGGTCCGCCGCCGCTTCCAGACCACGCATGCCGAAGCGGCCGTCCAGCAGGACGCCGAAGCGCGGGTCGCCCTGCGCCAGCCGGTCCACGGCCTTGAGGGCCAAGGCCTTGAAGGCGGGGATGCGTTCGGGATCGGCGCCGACCTTGCGGCACAGGTCCTCGAACTGGCTGCGGTGGTCCATGGCCAGGACCGTCAGTTCGTCGGGCACAGCGGCGCGGGTGGTGACCCAGTGGATGTGTTCCAGCTCCGCGTCCTCGCGCAGACGGAACGGACGTTCCACGCCGCTGAGGAACATCTGCAGCTCCTCCCAGGTCGGCATGGCCGGGGCGCAACCGTGACGAGAGACGACGATGGCGCCGCAGGCGTTGCCGTATTCGCAACAGGTCTCTAGCGGGGCGTCGCGCAGCCAGCCGCGCAGGAAGCCGGCCATGAAGGCGTCGCCAGCGCCCAGCACATTATAGACTTCGACGCGGAAGCCGCGCCCGACGATCCCGTCGTCCAGGCTGGCGGGAATGGCGTCGGGGAAGGCCGAGCAGCCGTCAGGCCCGCGCTTGCACACCAGCAGGGCCGGGCTGCGCTCGCGGATGGCGCGCAGGGCGGTCAGGGTGTCGGTCGAACCGCCGAGGATGTGGATTTCTTCTTCCGTGCCGACGATCAGGTCGCACAGGGGCAGGACCTGTTGCAGGCGGGCGGTGACGGCGGCGTCGGCGACGAAGCGGTTCTCGCCCATGTCCTTGCCGGTCAGCCCCCACAGGACGGGGCGGTAGTCGATGTCGAACACCACCCGACCACCCGCCGCCTTGACCAGTTCGCAGGCGCGGATCGAGGCGTCGAACACGGCCGATTGCGACAGGTGGGTGCCGTTGATCAGCACCGCGCCGGCCGACTGGATAAAGGCTGCGTCCACGTCGTCGGCGACCAGCGCCATGTCGGCGCAGTTCTCGCGATAGAAGATCAGGGGGAAGGTGTCGGGATCGCGGATGCCGAGGAAGACCAGGGCCGTCAGTCGCTCGCGGTCCTCGATCACCCCGTCGACGGCGACGCCCTCGCGCGCCAGCTGTTCGCGGATGAAACGGCCGAAATGGTCGGCGCCGACGCGGGTCAGAAGGCCGGTGTTCAGCCCTAGGCGCGACCCGCCGACGGCGGTGTTGGTGGGGCTGCCGCCCACGTATTTGGCGAAGGAGGTCATGTCCTCCAGCCGCCCGCCGATCTGCTGGCCGTACAGGTCCACGCAGGACCGGCCCACCGTGATCAGATCAAGCCGAGGAGGGGCAGCCGCCATTCGGGACCGTCTTTCGCCATGCAACACTCGCCCGCCCCGTGCGGTCGATATGTAACGTATATTCTAGCGATGGAACTTTCGCAACAGATGTTTCATTCTGTCGTGCGGTTTCGCGCCGGACGCTGTGCAGGCGGGGCTTTCTCGGTCTGCGAGGCGGCGAAGGCGTAGGAAATCACCAGGGCCTGGGCCAGGCACATGGAGGCGGACAGCGAACGGAACTTGCGAATCTCGGCCTCGCGCACTTGCAAGACCAGGTCGGCCGGCTTGGCCACCGGGCTGACCAGGCTGTCGCTGATCGACAGAACGGCGGCGCCGCGATCGGCGGCGTCCTCGATCAACTCGACCGCCTCTTCGGCATAGGGGTGGTAGCTGACGGCGATCAGCAGGTCGCGGTCGGAAATCGCGTGGACCTGCTGGCGGGTCATGCCGCCGACGCTGTCGATGAACAGGGTCTTCTTGTCCACCTGATGCAGGGAGTAGGCGATATAGGCCGCGACCGGGAAGGAGCGGCGGAAGCCCGCCACATAGACGGTGTCGGCCTGGTCGATCATGGCCACGGCGGCGGCCATGTCCTTGGCCGAGACGATCTCGGACAGGTTCTGAAGGGCCAGGGTGTTGCCCTCGATGAACTCGGCCAGGACCTGGGCCGGGTCGCCGACGGCGCTTCCGTCCACGGTTTCAGAGAACTGGCGGACCCGCTCGCTGTAGCCCAGGGCCGCAGCCCCCGACAGCAGGCCGTCTCGGAACAGGCGCTGCATCTGGGTGGCGCCGTCATAGCCGAAGGTCTTGGCGAAGCGGACGATGGCCGAGGGCTGGACGCCGCTGCGATCCGCCAGGACCGCCAGGGTCTCCAGCGCCACGGCGTTGGGTTCGTCCAGCACATAGCGGGCGATCTGCTGCAAGCGCTTGCTCAGCGATTCGTAACGCTCAAGGATGGCGGCGCGCAGTTCTTCAGCCGTGTCGGGCGGCGTAGGGGTGTCGGTCATCGCAGTCCCGTCGAGGTTGTTCAGCGACAATCTAGCGCTCGCCGCCTTCGCCCTCAATGGAATGAAACGTCGCTCCTTGAAAATTCCATTTCATGGATAGACAGAACGAATATTCTATGATGTTTCGGCCTCGAACCGCGCGGGAGGGCGACGTGGAACGGACATTCCAGACGGCCATCGACGTGGCCCTGATCGGGGCCGGGCGCATGGGCTCGATCCATGGTCCCAACGCCGCCCGCCATCCGGGGCTGACGCTGAAATATGTCGTGGACCGTCAAGGCGTGAACGCCCGGCGTCTGGCCGAGCCTTTCGGGGCCGAGGTCGTCGCTCTGGAACAGGCGCTGGCGGACCCGTCGATTGGCGCGGTTCTGGTCTGCAGTTCGACCGACCAGCATCTGGATCATGTGCTGGCGGCGGTCGCGGCGGGCAAGGCGGTCTTCTGCGAGAAGCCGCTGGATCTGGATCTGGAGAAGGTGCGAGCGGCGGGGCCGGCGTTGCAGGATGCGCGGCTGATGCTGGCCTTCAACCGGCGATTCGATCCCCATTTCGTCGCGCTGAAGGCGCGGGTGGAGGCGGGCGCGGTCGGGCGGCTGGAGAGCCTGCATCTGACCAATCACGACCCCGCCGCCCCGCCGCCGGGCTTCATCCCGACCAGCGGCGGCCTGTTCAAGGACTTCACCATCCACGATCTGGACCTGGCGCGCTGGCTGCTGGACGAACCGATCGTCGAGGTCTTCGCCACCGCCTCCTGCCTCGTTGATCCCGAGATCGGGCGTCAGGGTGATGTGGACACGGCTCGCACCCTGCTGAAGACGGCGTCGGGGCGGCTGTGCGTCATCTCCAACACGCGTCGCAGCGGCTATGGCTATGATCAGCGGATCGAAGCCTTTGGCTCGAAGGGCATGGTCGCCGCCGGCAACGTGGCGGGCGACACGGTTCAGGTCGCCACCGAGGCGGGGCTGACCGGCACGCCGATCCTGCCCGGTTTTCTGGAACGCTATGCCGGGGCCTATCGCGCCGAGATGGATCATTTCGCCGGGGTGGTTCACGGCATGAACGAACCCGCCGTGGGCTATGAGGCGGGGCTGCAGGCCCTGGCCCTGGCCGAAGCCTGCGACCTGTCCGTGCGGACGGGCCGCCCTGTCAGATTTTGAGGGAGTGGATTTCATGCACAAGGTCGCCCTGATCGGCGCCGGCCGGATCGGCCGCATTCACGGACGCAACGCCGCGCTGAACGGCCGGATCACACTGGCGGGGGTCGTGGATCCCGTCGCGGTCGCTGCTGAGGCTTTGGCGGGCGAATGGTCGGTGCCGGTCCTGTCGCTGGATGAGGCCTTGAACGATCCCTCCATCGCCGGGGTCATTATCGCCAGCTCGACCGACACCCACCTGGACTACAGTGTCCGCGCCGCCCGCGCGGGCAAGGCCATATTCTGCGAGAAACCGATCGATCAGGATCTGGAGCGGGCGCGCGGCGCCGAGGCCGACCTGAAGAACGCGCGGATGCTGCTGGCCTTCAACCGGCGCTTCGATCCCAACTTCCAGGCGGTGAAGGCGCGGCTGGACGGCGGCGGGATCGGGGTGCTGGAAAGCCTGCAGATCACCTCCAACGACCCGTCGCCGCCGCCGCCGTCCTACGTCGCCGTGTCCGGCGGCCTGTTCAAGGACATGGCCATCCATGACTTCGACATGGCGCGCTGGATCCTGGGCGAAGAGGTGGTCGAAGTCTTCGCCTTCGGCAGTTGCCTGGTCGATCCCGAGATCGGCAGGCTGGGCGACGTGGACACCGCGCGCACGGTGCTGAAGACGGCGTCGGGTCGGCTGTGCGTCATCTCCAACAGCCGCCGCTCCGGCTTTGGCTATGACCAGCGCATCGAGGCCTTCGCCTCGGGCGGCATGGTGCGGGCTGACAATGTGCTGGAGTCCACGGTCCAGGTCTGGAACGAGGCGGGCGCCTCGGCGGATCGGTTCCAGAACTTCTTCCTCGATCGCTACGCTGAGGCCTATCGCAGCGAGATGGAGCATTTCGCCGACATTCTGGATGGGGCCAAGCCCTCGGTCGGCTACGCCGACGGCGTCGCGGCCCTGGCCCTGGCCGAAGCGGCCGCACGGTCGGTTCAGACGGGCGAGGTGGTCAGGCTGGCGTGACGCCAGCCAGACATCCGCCTGAGTTCAGGCCCGACCGGCCGGCCGCCGGTCGGGCTTTTTCATGGGCGGGAGGCGATCAGCCGCGAGCGTACCAGGCGGTCGAAGTCCTCAAGCCGGCAAGGCGCGTCGCAGCCGGGGATCAGGATATATTGGAAGGCCGCCTGTTCGTCCCCGGTCAGGGGCCGCAGGTCGCGCACCTGATCCATGGTCTGGGCGCGGTAGAAGGCGCGAACGGCGCCTTGCCCCGCCGCGTCACGCCACAGCTCGAAGCCCACAGCGCCACCGGGCGGCGGATTATCGGCCGGATAGCCGGGCACTTTCCAGTGCAGGTCCAGCATCCCGCCCAGATCAGCGATATTGGTGTCATGCCCGGCCAGAACCGTGAGGGCCGGGCCGTTCTCCAGCGCGTCCAGCATCCGCCGGGCCAGAGGCGAGGCGGCGCGGGCGGCGACATAGGGGGCGCGGCCCTCATAATAGAATTTCAGCGTGTGGAAGCTCAGGAAGGCCTCGATGTCGTCGCGGCTGACGCGGCCCCATCCGACCTGATCCATCGGCTTGCCCTCCAGATATTCCAGCAGGAAGGTCTGGGACACGGTCGAGGCCAGACCTAACGGCGGGGCCAGATCGGCGCGGTCTTCGTCGTTGCGGGTCAGGGTCTGCGGCCATTGCGACAGATCGCATCCGGCGGGCAGGGCCTGTTCGGCGCAGACCTCGACCGTGCAGCAGCCCAGAACCGCGCTGAGCCGTTTCAGCATTGGCGCCTGATGCGTCATTTCAGCCTCCAGTCCGCCCGCCGGGGCCAGGGCCATCTGCGCGGCCAGGGCCAGATCAGGATCTATGGCGACCGCGCCGGCGTCCAGCGGGTGGAACTCGGCGTCATCGGCGGGGCTGGCGGGGAACTCGACCTCCAGCGGACACCCGGGCGCCAGACCTTCGGCCAGGGCGCGGGCCGTGGCCTGGGTGCGCGACTTGGAGCTGGCGGCCAGATGCACCTGACCGGCGGCGGGACAGCCCTCGGCGGGCAGCAGGCCCTGATCGACCCAATGGCGTCGGTCCCACTGGGCCAGCAGCCGCACCGCGTCATAGCCATGCGGCGTCAGCTCTCCCCATTCGACGGACCAGGCGGGCCAGGCCTGAGCCGCCACGCCGGGCGGGGTCACGGCGGCCTTGGTCGGCGGCCGCACCCCGTGGCGCATCAGCATGACCACGCGCTCCAGATGGGGTTCGTGCGATGGCGCGGTGGCCGCAATCTGGGTGGTGGCACAGGCGCTGAGCAGTGCTGACGCCGCCAGCGCAGCGGCAGGGAAACTCATCCTCATGGCAGAACCTCAAAAAGAAGCGGCGGCCCCAGGAGGGACCGCCGCGAGTTGTCGCTCAGGAGATGCTAGAGCGGTTCCTAGAAGGTCAGTTGAACGCCAGCGCGCAGCGAGTAGCCGTAGCGCTCATTCTCGGCGATGCGGTCGCGTCGCCCGACGAAGAAGCGTTGCGGTTCGTCATTCAGGTTGGAGGCTTCCAGCGAGATCGAGGCGCGGTCGTTGATCTTGTAGGCCACGCGGGCGTCCCACTGGTTGAAGTCGTCGACATAAAGGTCTTCGGACGCCTCGCTGCCCACGGTGTCGAGGTAGGCGGACCGATAGGTGTAGGCCACGCGTCCCGAAAAGCCGCCACGCTCGTAGCTGAGCTGGGCCGAGGCCACCTTGTCCGACTGGGTCAGCAGCGGCACCTCGTCGTCGCGGCCTGGAACGCCGCTGGCCTTGGAATCCACCAGGGTCAGGTTGACACCGCCGCTGAAGCCCTTGATCGGCAGGAAGTCGAGTTCGGACTGGAAGTTGAACTCGATGCCGTTGACCTCGGCCTTGTCGGCGTTGACCGGGGTCGTGACCTCTGCGTCGGTCAGGAAGATGCCGGCATAGGTGACGTCGGTCAGGTCCTGGGTCGAGAAGAAGATCGGATTTTCGATCTGCTTGCGGAAGACCGAGACCGACAGCACGCCCGAGCGGCCCAGATAATATTCCGCCGCCAGGTCGAAGTTGACCGATTCCAGCGCTTGCAAGTCGGGGTTGCCGACTGCCACCTCCTCATCGCCCGTGTTGACGATCACATAGGGGGCGAGGTCCTCGTAGTTGGGGCGCCCGATGGCGGTGGTGATCGCGCCGCGCAGAACCAGGCTGTCCGATGCGTCGTAGCGGACGTTCAGGCCGGGGAACCAGTCAGTGTATTCCCGCTTGCCGAAGACGTCGAAGCCCTGATCCAGGGTCGAGGTGTCGGTGATGCTCTTGGCGGCGAACTCACCCTGGGTGTGCTCGACGCGAACGCCGGGGATGAAGGTCCAGCGATCAAACTTCAGCGTCGCCATGGCGTAGGCGGCGGTGATGGTTTCGCTGATGTCGTAGTCGGCGGCCAGGCTGTCGCCGATGGTGGCCTCGTCGTCGATCTCGAAATCAGCGCGATTAGCGGCGAAATAGGCGTCGGCCAGGTCCTGACTGACGGTTGGCCCGAACCGATAGCGACCGTCATAGATGCTGTCGATCGTCCGGCCCGCGACCTGGTCCAGCGTCAGGCTGTCGCCCTCGTAGTCATAGGTGACGGCGTTGGCGTCGTTGGTTTTCTTGCGACTGATATACTTGGCGCCGACCTTGATCGAGGAGCCGTCGCCGAAGTTGAGCGGCATCCGATAGTCGATGCGGGCCTGATACAGGTCCTCGACCGCCTCGCGGCTTTCATAGCTGACGCTGTCGGCCTCATAGGCGGACGGGTCATAGGCTGCGGCTTCTGGATTGAAGATGTAGAGGTCCTGGCTCAGGTCGTAGGAGCCCGACAGGCCGCCGGTCTTGAACTCCCATTCGTCGCGGCGCGGGTCGCGCTTGTTGGCGCGGGAATAGGTGCCTTCGACATTCAGTTCGCTTTCGCCGAAGGTCCAGGCCCCGCCGATCGACGAAGTAAAGGTGTCGGTGTTCTCGGCGCGGGTGCGGACACGGCGATTGGCGTCGGCGTCAGCGAAGTCGCCGCTGGTCGGGGTGGTGTTGGAGAAGATGGTGTCGTCTTCGTCCAGTTCCACCGAGAAGTTGTCGCGGGTCTCGGCGTCCTCATATTTGGAATAGAGGAAGCGCAGGAACATCTTGGCGTCGTCGTTCGGCCGCCAGTCGAAATTGGCGACCGCCCCGGTGCGTTTGCGGTTGGTGGTGTAGGGACGGATGGTGAATTCTTCAGGCACCTCATTGCCGTTGACCTCGATCCGGCCTTCGCCGCCCTGGAGGTTCTCGGCGGCGATGAAACGCTCGGAGAAGTTGGCCGCCAGCACCATGCCGAACTGGCGGTTCTGACCGAAGACCGTGCCGTAGCTGGCGTCGAACTCATAGGGATTGTCGTCCGCCAGTTCGTTGTAGCCATAGGCCGCGCGCAGGGTGCCGAAGGTCTTGTTCCGGTCAAAGGCGGTCAGGGTGACGATATTGGCCTGACCGGCGATGGCGTTGGCGTCCAGATCGGGCGTCAGGGTCTTGACCACGGTGACAGAGCCGATCAGGGCCGAGGGAATGTCGTCCAGCTTGACCTGGCGACCGTCCGGCTCGGGCGCAGGCGCCGTCTGGCCGTTCAGGGTGACGTTCAGCAGATCGGGCGAAACGCCGCGAACCGTCAGATAGCGGCTTTCGCCCATGTCGTTGGAGGTGGACAGGCCGGGCAGGCGGCGCAGGGCCTCGGCCACGTTCTGATCGGGCAGGCGGCCCACGTCGTCGGCGCGCACGGCGTCGACCTGATTGTCGGAGCGGCGCTTGTTTTCCAGTGCGGCGCGGTCTGCGGCGCGGCGGCCCGTGACGACGATCTCGTCGATCGTCGTGGCCGCCTGATCGGCGCTTTGCGCCCACGCCGCGGCGGGGGTTAGCAGACAGGTTGAAAGCAAGACGGCCTTCAAGGCCATTTGACGATAGGCGCGCATATTTCCCTCTCCCCGCGCCGTCCATTTTCATCCGGCAACGGATGCAGGGCGGCTTATGAGAACGAGGCTACGAACAAACATTCCATCTTGCAAGTCATTTGGAAAATCTCTTGCAGAATGGTCGTCGTCGCGTATCTTTCGCAAAACGCCACTACTGCGCCCCTGGCGTAGGGCGGCGATAAATGTGGGAGGCGACCATGACCAACAGGCTGACGGGCAATCTTTTTGGAGCTAGCGCTATGGTGCTGGCGATGGCGATTGGCGGGGCTGCCTGGGCCCAGGACGCAGCGGCCCCGGTCGTGGCGGCGGCGATCGATACGACCTCGACCGGCGAGGCCAGCAGCGGCGTGATCGTGCTGGGCGCCGACGCGCGACAGCATCGTCTGGTGTCGGCCGCGGGGCTTGCAGGCTTGGAGATCTTTGATCTGACGGGCGCGCGCGTGGGCGCAGTTCCGGCGGGCGAGGCTGGGGGGTTGGACCTCCGCTACGGCTTCCCGATCAAGGGCCAGCCTGAGACGCTGCTGGTCTCGACCGACAAGACCGACAATAGCCTGCGGATCTTCGCCATGCGCAACGGCGCGCCGGTCGAGGTGGGCGCGCGCGCCGTGCCTCTGGGTTTCGCCGTCGAGGATGTCTGCCTGCTGCGCAACGCCAGCGACGGCGGCCTCTATGCCGTGGCCGTGGGCGACGGCGGCGAGATCGAACAACTGCTGCTTTACGCCGATGCCGAGGGCAGGGTGGACGCGCGCTCGGCGCGCCGCATCAACCTGCCGTCCAAGGTCAAATACTGCGTCGCCGACGATGCGACGGGCCAGCTCTACGTCTCGCAGCAGGCGGTGGGCGTCTGGCGCTTCAACGGCGACCCGGAGGCTGATGCCGCGCCCGCCCTGGTCGACGCGGCGGGTCTGGGCCGGATCAGCGAAGAGAGCGGGTCGCTGGCCCTCTATGACGGCGGCCAGGGCGCGCGCTATCTGATCGCGACCGACGCCTCCAGCGGGCGGCTGTTCGTCTATGACCACGGCGCGGATGACGCCTGGCTCGGCGCCGCCAGCCTGACGGGCCGCGGCGGCGCGGCGGTCAAGGAGCCTGGCGCGCTGCAAGTCGTCGGCGCGTCGCTGGGCGCGGGTCTGCCCTCGGGCGCCCTGCTGGTGACGGACGAGGATGCGCCCGAGGGCGCCAACTACAAGCTGGTGTCGATCTCCGCCCTGACCGGGGCGCTGAACCTGTCGGCGGGCACGCCGCAGGACGCGCGCGCCGTCGCTGCGCCGCGCTTCCCCGCCGTGGTCGCCGTGGCGGAAACCGCCCCGGTGGGCAGCCCCGGCGACGCCGCCGACGACCCAGCCATATGGGCTGATCCGAAGAACCCGGCCAACAGCCTGGTCATCGGTACGGACAAGAAGGCGGGGCTGAACCTTTACGACATGCAAGGTCGCGTTCTTCAGCACCTGCCCGACGGCAAGATGAACAATGTCGATCTGCGCGAAGGTTTCATGCTGGGCGGTCAGCCGGTGGTGCTGGTCACGGCCAGCGACCGCACCAACAAGGCCGTCGCCATCTATCGCCTC
Coding sequences within it:
- a CDS encoding TonB-dependent receptor; translation: MRAYRQMALKAVLLSTCLLTPAAAWAQSADQAATTIDEIVVTGRRAADRAALENKRRSDNQVDAVRADDVGRLPDQNVAEALRRLPGLSTSNDMGESRYLTVRGVSPDLLNVTLNGQTAPAPEPDGRQVKLDDIPSALIGSVTVVKTLTPDLDANAIAGQANIVTLTAFDRNKTFGTLRAAYGYNELADDNPYEFDASYGTVFGQNRQFGMVLAANFSERFIAAENLQGGEGRIEVNGNEVPEEFTIRPYTTNRKRTGAVANFDWRPNDDAKMFLRFLYSKYEDAETRDNFSVELDEDDTIFSNTTPTSGDFADADANRRVRTRAENTDTFTSSIGGAWTFGESELNVEGTYSRANKRDPRRDEWEFKTGGLSGSYDLSQDLYIFNPEAAAYDPSAYEADSVSYESREAVEDLYQARIDYRMPLNFGDGSSIKVGAKYISRKKTNDANAVTYDYEGDSLTLDQVAGRTIDSIYDGRYRFGPTVSQDLADAYFAANRADFEIDDEATIGDSLAADYDISETITAAYAMATLKFDRWTFIPGVRVEHTQGEFAAKSITDTSTLDQGFDVFGKREYTDWFPGLNVRYDASDSLVLRGAITTAIGRPNYEDLAPYVIVNTGDEEVAVGNPDLQALESVNFDLAAEYYLGRSGVLSVSVFRKQIENPIFFSTQDLTDVTYAGIFLTDAEVTTPVNADKAEVNGIEFNFQSELDFLPIKGFSGGVNLTLVDSKASGVPGRDDEVPLLTQSDKVASAQLSYERGGFSGRVAYTYRSAYLDTVGSEASEDLYVDDFNQWDARVAYKINDRASISLEASNLNDEPQRFFVGRRDRIAENERYGYSLRAGVQLTF
- a CDS encoding phytase, which gives rise to MTNRLTGNLFGASAMVLAMAIGGAAWAQDAAAPVVAAAIDTTSTGEASSGVIVLGADARQHRLVSAAGLAGLEIFDLTGARVGAVPAGEAGGLDLRYGFPIKGQPETLLVSTDKTDNSLRIFAMRNGAPVEVGARAVPLGFAVEDVCLLRNASDGGLYAVAVGDGGEIEQLLLYADAEGRVDARSARRINLPSKVKYCVADDATGQLYVSQQAVGVWRFNGDPEADAAPALVDAAGLGRISEESGSLALYDGGQGARYLIATDASSGRLFVYDHGADDAWLGAASLTGRGGAAVKEPGALQVVGASLGAGLPSGALLVTDEDAPEGANYKLVSISALTGALNLSAGTPQDARAVAAPRFPAVVAVAETAPVGSPGDAADDPAIWADPKNPANSLVIGTDKKAGLNLYDMQGRVLQHLPDGKMNNVDLREGFMLGGQPVVLVTASDRTNKAVAIYRLDTEARRLINIADGVQPTGQGDPYGQCMYRSARTGKTYVFINDSNGEKRQWELVDAGNGKVRAVRVRDFAFASQVEGCVADDASGLLFVAEEDVGLWRLSAEPDGGSAMTMVARISENPALKDDMEGVGLYDLGDGRGYVVASSQGNDSYAVFRREGDQAYLGSFIVVADGARGIDGVSETDGLDVTSRNLGPGFEHGAMVAQDGRNVLPGETQNFKYVPWKSIADALGLEVRR